The window AGGCGTTGCGTTGGCAACGGCAACGCCAAAAGGGTGACGATCATGCCGCGCGGTGACAAATCGAGCTATACCGACAAGCAGAAACGCCAGGCCGAACACATCGAGGAAGGTTACGAGCATCGCGGCCTCGGCAAGAAAGAGGCCGAACGTCGCGCCTGGGCGACGGTCAACGAGGAGACCGGCGGCGGCAAGAAGCGCGGCTCGGGCCGCGGTGTCCGTACCTCTAACGTGTCCTCGAAGCGCGGCGGGGCGATCGGCGGACCGCGCGGCGGCAAGGCCTCCGCGAGCCGGCCGGCGGCGGCCAGATCGCGCTCCGCCAAGAAAGCGGCCGCATCGCGTAAGCGACATGCCGTGAAGAGGTCGGCGGCGCGCAAGACCACTCGTAAGACGGCGCGGAAGAAATAGCGATCACAACTCCGCTTCCGCTGGTTCCGATCGTGTTCTACGCTGCGCGACAGCATCGATCCGAATAAGCGGAACACACCGTGAAGAAGCCCGCCAAGAAGAGCACCGCAAAGCGCGCGGCAAGCAAGCCGCGCGCGGATTTTTCCGATCCCGCGGTGGATGCGGTGTTCAACGCCTATCCGGCGCCGCTGAAGGCAAAATTATTGGCTTTGCGGCGGCTGATCTTCGATACGGCTAAGGCCACCGCGGGCGTCGGCCGGCTCGAGGAAACCCTGAAATGGGGACAGCCGAGCTATCTCACGCCGGAGAGCAAAAGCGGCAGCACGATCCGGATCGACCAAGTGAAAACCGCCGCCAACCAATACGCGATCTATTTCCATTGCCAGACCGATCTGGTGGAAACGTTTCGCGAGCTGTATCCGACGGAGTTCAGCTATGAGGGCAACCGTTGCATCCTGTTGAACGCTGCGGAAAAGCTTCCCGAGCCGGCGCTGCGCCATTGCGTGGCGCTGGCGCTGACCTATCATCTGAACAAGCGCAAGGCGGCGCGCGGGAAATAATTGTTCGCCGTCATTGCGAGCCAACGGGTCGCGCGAATGCGCGCCCGATGACAGGCTCCGTGAAGCAATCCATCGCACGGCATAGCAACTATCAATTGCTTCGTCGCTTCGCTCCTCGCAATGACGGGAGTAACGCTCCCGGCCGGGCCTGTTACGCCACCAGCGCGGCTTCCTCGGTGGCATCGCCAAGTGCGACGGAGTCCACGCCGCACTGCGCTTTCAACAGTCCGACGATCTCGACATTGGGCCGGGCGCGGCTGAACAGAAAGCCCTGTCCCTCGTGACAGCCTTCCGAGCGCAGGCAGCTCAATTCGGCCTCGGTCTCGACGCCCTCGGCGGTGATGGTGACGCCGAGGCCCATGCCGAGGCTGATGATCGAGCGGACGATCGCCTGCGCGTCGGGATTGGCGCCGAGGTCGCGCACGAACGACTGGTCGATCTTGATCTTGTCGAACGGAAAGCTTCGCAAGTAGCTCAGGCTGGAATAGCCGGTGCCGAAATCGTCCATCGAAATGCGCACGCCGAGCGCGCGCAGCGCGTGCAGCGTGGCCAGCACCTGGCTGCTCTTTTCCAAGAGCAGCGTCTCGGTGATTTCCAGCTCCAGCCGTTTGGGCGGCAGGCCGGATTGCTTCAGCGCATCCATCACCACCGACAACAGATTGCCGCCGCGGAACTGCAACGGCGACAAATTGACCGCGACGCGGACTTCGTCGGGCCAGATCGCCGCATCCATGCAGGCGCGGCGCAGCATCAACCCGCCGAGCGCATTGATCAGGCCGGTGTCTTCGGCGACCGGGATGAACTCGGCGGGCGAGATCATGCCG is drawn from Bradyrhizobium lablabi and contains these coding sequences:
- a CDS encoding DUF1801 domain-containing protein — encoded protein: MKKPAKKSTAKRAASKPRADFSDPAVDAVFNAYPAPLKAKLLALRRLIFDTAKATAGVGRLEETLKWGQPSYLTPESKSGSTIRIDQVKTAANQYAIYFHCQTDLVETFRELYPTEFSYEGNRCILLNAAEKLPEPALRHCVALALTYHLNKRKAARGK
- a CDS encoding plasmid stabilization protein; the protein is MPRGDKSSYTDKQKRQAEHIEEGYEHRGLGKKEAERRAWATVNEETGGGKKRGSGRGVRTSNVSSKRGGAIGGPRGGKASASRPAAARSRSAKKAAASRKRHAVKRSAARKTTRKTARKK